From Mus musculus strain C57BL/6J chromosome 8, GRCm38.p6 C57BL/6J, a single genomic window includes:
- the Letm2 gene encoding LETM1 domain-containing protein LETM2, mitochondrial isoform 2 (isoform 2 is encoded by transcript variant 4), which produces MLLRTCADVFRLVPFMVFIIVPFMEFLIPVFLKLFPDMLPSTFESESKKEEKQKKTMAAKLEIAKFLQETMTEMARRNRAKLGDASSQLSSYVKQVQTGHKPSTKEIVRFSKLFKDQLALEHLDRPQLVALCKLLELQTFGTNNLLRFQLLMTLKSIKADDEIIAKEGVKALSVSELQSACRARGMRSLGLTEEQLCQQLTGWLDLHLKENVPPSLLLLSRTFYLIDVKPKPIELPPNIETPKPNLGIPTPPPPESKENLTDSAPQLKGTKDEEFIQLPPVPSSLIAPAATISKEAILQAKSQETSQNSKADSKGA; this is translated from the exons ATG CTGTTGAGAACGTGTGCCGATGTCTTCCGCTTGGTTCCATTTATGGTGTTCATAATTGTACCTTTTATGGAGTTCTTGATACCAGTGTTTCTGAAGCTCTTCCCAGACATGTTGCCATCAACTTTTGAAAGTGAATCCAAAAAG gaagaaaaacagaaaaaaacgaTGGCTGCCAAACTGGAAATAGCAAAATTCCTTCAAGAAACAATGACAGAGATGGCGAGGAGAAACCGAGCGAAGCTGGGAGATGCATCTTCCCAGCTTTCCTCCTATGTGAAACAG GTCCAAACAGGTCACAAGCCCTCCACGAAGGAGATAGTTAGGTTCTCCAAACTCTTCAAGGATCAGTTAGCCCTGGAACACTTAGACCGGCCCCAGCTGGTTGCCCTGTGCAAGCTGCTGGAACTGCAGACCTTCGGAACAAACAATCTGCTCCGCTTCCAGCTCCTGATGACACTGAAGTCTATAAAAGCAGATGATGAA ATAATTGCCAAAGAAGGGGTGAAGGCTTTGAGTGTGTCAGAACTGCAGTCTGCGTGCCGGGCCCGGGGGATGAGGTCGCTGGGCCTCACTGAGGAGCAACTGTGCCAGCAGCTCACAGGG TGGCTGGACCTCCACTTGAAGGAGAacgtccctccttctcttttgctCCTGTCGCGCACCTTCTACCTGATAGATGTGAAGCCAAAGCCTATTGAACTTCCACCGAATATAGAG ACTCCAAAGCCAAACCTTGGAATACCGACACCTCCACCCCCCGAGTCAAAGGAGAACCTCACAGACTCTGCACCTCAGCTGAAGGGAACGAAG GATGAAGAATTTATACAACTGCCCCCAGTACCGTCATCACTCATAGCACCAGCAGCAACTATTTCCAAAGAAGCA ATCCTCCAGGCCAAGTCCCAGGAGACCTCACAGAACAGCAAGGCTGATTCCAAAGGAGCCTAA
- the Letm2 gene encoding LETM1 domain-containing protein LETM2, mitochondrial isoform 1 precursor (isoform 1 precursor is encoded by transcript variant 2), with product MAFYSYNSFLAIFWTRLPGHSVYPSCSHFPSLAFLHLPDSHLRTAYIKNCGSRKYSYPSLTGNNKVHPLRTRLPQKLHTTCWLQHVPGKPQLEQTGKPKAASPQPTKEAKTETTEEKRSLRQKIVNELKYYYKGFSLLWIDTKVAARIVWRLLHGNALTRRERRRLLRTCADVFRLVPFMVFIIVPFMEFLIPVFLKLFPDMLPSTFESESKKEEKQKKTMAAKLEIAKFLQETMTEMARRNRAKLGDASSQLSSYVKQVQTGHKPSTKEIVRFSKLFKDQLALEHLDRPQLVALCKLLELQTFGTNNLLRFQLLMTLKSIKADDEIIAKEGVKALSVSELQSACRARGMRSLGLTEEQLCQQLTGWLDLHLKENVPPSLLLLSRTFYLIDVKPKPIELPPNIETPKPNLGIPTPPPPESKENLTDSAPQLKGTKDEEFIQLPPVPSSLIAPAATISKEAILQAKSQETSQNSKADSKGA from the exons atggccTTCTACAGTTATAATTCATTCTTAGCTATTTTCTGGACAAG ACTGCCTGGCCATTCTGTGTACCCTTCCTGCTCTCATTTCCCATCACTTGCATTTCTCCACTTGCCAGATTCTCACTTGCGTACAGCCTACATTAAAAACTGCGGAAGCAGGAAGTACTCCTATCCCAGTCTAACAGGCAATAATAAAGTCCATCCCTTACGGACCAGGCTCCCACAAAAACTGCACACAACCTGCTGGCTACAACATGTCCCTGGCAAACctcagctggagcaaacagggaAGCCAAAGGCAGCAAGCCCTCAGCCTACCAAAGAAGCCAAGACAGAGACTACAGAAGAAAAGCGGTCGTTGAGACAAAAAATTGTGAATGAACTTAAATACTATTACAAAGGATTCAGCTTGCTTTGGATTGACACCAAAGTCGCTGCCAGAATAGTGTGGAGGCTACTGCATGGTAATGCGCTAACCAGACGAGAGAGGCGAAGG CTGTTGAGAACGTGTGCCGATGTCTTCCGCTTGGTTCCATTTATGGTGTTCATAATTGTACCTTTTATGGAGTTCTTGATACCAGTGTTTCTGAAGCTCTTCCCAGACATGTTGCCATCAACTTTTGAAAGTGAATCCAAAAAG gaagaaaaacagaaaaaaacgaTGGCTGCCAAACTGGAAATAGCAAAATTCCTTCAAGAAACAATGACAGAGATGGCGAGGAGAAACCGAGCGAAGCTGGGAGATGCATCTTCCCAGCTTTCCTCCTATGTGAAACAG GTCCAAACAGGTCACAAGCCCTCCACGAAGGAGATAGTTAGGTTCTCCAAACTCTTCAAGGATCAGTTAGCCCTGGAACACTTAGACCGGCCCCAGCTGGTTGCCCTGTGCAAGCTGCTGGAACTGCAGACCTTCGGAACAAACAATCTGCTCCGCTTCCAGCTCCTGATGACACTGAAGTCTATAAAAGCAGATGATGAA ATAATTGCCAAAGAAGGGGTGAAGGCTTTGAGTGTGTCAGAACTGCAGTCTGCGTGCCGGGCCCGGGGGATGAGGTCGCTGGGCCTCACTGAGGAGCAACTGTGCCAGCAGCTCACAGGG TGGCTGGACCTCCACTTGAAGGAGAacgtccctccttctcttttgctCCTGTCGCGCACCTTCTACCTGATAGATGTGAAGCCAAAGCCTATTGAACTTCCACCGAATATAGAG ACTCCAAAGCCAAACCTTGGAATACCGACACCTCCACCCCCCGAGTCAAAGGAGAACCTCACAGACTCTGCACCTCAGCTGAAGGGAACGAAG GATGAAGAATTTATACAACTGCCCCCAGTACCGTCATCACTCATAGCACCAGCAGCAACTATTTCCAAAGAAGCA ATCCTCCAGGCCAAGTCCCAGGAGACCTCACAGAACAGCAAGGCTGATTCCAAAGGAGCCTAA
- the Letm2 gene encoding LETM1 domain-containing protein LETM2, mitochondrial isoform X4, translating to MAFYSYNSFLAIFWTRLPGHSVYPSCSHFPSLAFLHLPDSHLRTAYIKNCGSRKYSYPSLTGNNKVHPLRTRLPQKLHTTCWLQHVPGKPQLEQTGKPKAASPQPTKEAKTETTEEKRSLRQKIVNELKYYYKGFSLLWIDTKVAARIVWRLLHGNALTRRERRRLLRTCADVFRLVPFMVFIIVPFMEFLIPVFLKLFPDMLPSTFESESKKEEKQKKTMAAKLEIAKFLQETMTEMARRNRAKLGDASSQLSSYVKQVQTGHKPSTKEIVRFSKLFKDQLALEHLDRPQLVALCKLLELQTFGTNNLLRFQLLMTLKSIKADDEWLDLHLKENVPPSLLLLSRTFYLIDVKPKPIELPPNIETPKPNLGIPTPPPPESKENLTDSAPQLKGTKDEEFIQLPPVPSSLIAPAATISKEAILQAKSQETSQNSKADSKGA from the exons atggccTTCTACAGTTATAATTCATTCTTAGCTATTTTCTGGACAAG ACTGCCTGGCCATTCTGTGTACCCTTCCTGCTCTCATTTCCCATCACTTGCATTTCTCCACTTGCCAGATTCTCACTTGCGTACAGCCTACATTAAAAACTGCGGAAGCAGGAAGTACTCCTATCCCAGTCTAACAGGCAATAATAAAGTCCATCCCTTACGGACCAGGCTCCCACAAAAACTGCACACAACCTGCTGGCTACAACATGTCCCTGGCAAACctcagctggagcaaacagggaAGCCAAAGGCAGCAAGCCCTCAGCCTACCAAAGAAGCCAAGACAGAGACTACAGAAGAAAAGCGGTCGTTGAGACAAAAAATTGTGAATGAACTTAAATACTATTACAAAGGATTCAGCTTGCTTTGGATTGACACCAAAGTCGCTGCCAGAATAGTGTGGAGGCTACTGCATGGTAATGCGCTAACCAGACGAGAGAGGCGAAGG CTGTTGAGAACGTGTGCCGATGTCTTCCGCTTGGTTCCATTTATGGTGTTCATAATTGTACCTTTTATGGAGTTCTTGATACCAGTGTTTCTGAAGCTCTTCCCAGACATGTTGCCATCAACTTTTGAAAGTGAATCCAAAAAG gaagaaaaacagaaaaaaacgaTGGCTGCCAAACTGGAAATAGCAAAATTCCTTCAAGAAACAATGACAGAGATGGCGAGGAGAAACCGAGCGAAGCTGGGAGATGCATCTTCCCAGCTTTCCTCCTATGTGAAACAG GTCCAAACAGGTCACAAGCCCTCCACGAAGGAGATAGTTAGGTTCTCCAAACTCTTCAAGGATCAGTTAGCCCTGGAACACTTAGACCGGCCCCAGCTGGTTGCCCTGTGCAAGCTGCTGGAACTGCAGACCTTCGGAACAAACAATCTGCTCCGCTTCCAGCTCCTGATGACACTGAAGTCTATAAAAGCAGATGATGAA TGGCTGGACCTCCACTTGAAGGAGAacgtccctccttctcttttgctCCTGTCGCGCACCTTCTACCTGATAGATGTGAAGCCAAAGCCTATTGAACTTCCACCGAATATAGAG ACTCCAAAGCCAAACCTTGGAATACCGACACCTCCACCCCCCGAGTCAAAGGAGAACCTCACAGACTCTGCACCTCAGCTGAAGGGAACGAAG GATGAAGAATTTATACAACTGCCCCCAGTACCGTCATCACTCATAGCACCAGCAGCAACTATTTCCAAAGAAGCA ATCCTCCAGGCCAAGTCCCAGGAGACCTCACAGAACAGCAAGGCTGATTCCAAAGGAGCCTAA
- the Letm2 gene encoding LETM1 domain-containing protein LETM2, mitochondrial isoform X9 gives MAAKLEIAKFLQETMTEMARRNRAKLGDASSQLSSYVKQVQTGHKPSTKEIVRFSKLFKDQLALEHLDRPQLVALCKLLELQTFGTNNLLRFQLLMTLKSIKADDEIIAKEGVKALSVSELQSACRARGMRSLGLTEEQLCQQLTGWLDLHLKENVPPSLLLLSRTFYLIDVKPKPIELPPNIETPKPNLGIPTPPPPESKENLTDSAPQLKGTKDEEFIQLPPVPSSLIAPAATISKEAILQAKSQETSQNSKADSKGA, from the exons aTGGCTGCCAAACTGGAAATAGCAAAATTCCTTCAAGAAACAATGACAGAGATGGCGAGGAGAAACCGAGCGAAGCTGGGAGATGCATCTTCCCAGCTTTCCTCCTATGTGAAACAG GTCCAAACAGGTCACAAGCCCTCCACGAAGGAGATAGTTAGGTTCTCCAAACTCTTCAAGGATCAGTTAGCCCTGGAACACTTAGACCGGCCCCAGCTGGTTGCCCTGTGCAAGCTGCTGGAACTGCAGACCTTCGGAACAAACAATCTGCTCCGCTTCCAGCTCCTGATGACACTGAAGTCTATAAAAGCAGATGATGAA ATAATTGCCAAAGAAGGGGTGAAGGCTTTGAGTGTGTCAGAACTGCAGTCTGCGTGCCGGGCCCGGGGGATGAGGTCGCTGGGCCTCACTGAGGAGCAACTGTGCCAGCAGCTCACAGGG TGGCTGGACCTCCACTTGAAGGAGAacgtccctccttctcttttgctCCTGTCGCGCACCTTCTACCTGATAGATGTGAAGCCAAAGCCTATTGAACTTCCACCGAATATAGAG ACTCCAAAGCCAAACCTTGGAATACCGACACCTCCACCCCCCGAGTCAAAGGAGAACCTCACAGACTCTGCACCTCAGCTGAAGGGAACGAAG GATGAAGAATTTATACAACTGCCCCCAGTACCGTCATCACTCATAGCACCAGCAGCAACTATTTCCAAAGAAGCA ATCCTCCAGGCCAAGTCCCAGGAGACCTCACAGAACAGCAAGGCTGATTCCAAAGGAGCCTAA
- the Letm2 gene encoding LETM1 domain-containing protein LETM2, mitochondrial isoform X1, with protein sequence MAFYSYNSFLAIFWTRLPGHSVYPSCSHFPSLAFLHLPDSHLRTAYIKNCGSRKYSYPSLTGNNKVHPLRTRLPQKLHTTCWLQHVPGKPQLEQTGKPKAASPQPTKEAKTETTEEKRSLRQKIVNELKYYYKGFSLLWIDTKVAARIVWRLLHGNALTRRERRRLLRTCADVFRLVPFMVFIIVPFMEFLIPVFLKLFPDMLPSTFESESKKEEKQKKTMAAKLEIAKFLQETMTEMARRNRAKLGDASSQLSSYVKQVQTGHKPSTKEIVRFSKLFKDQLALEHLDRPQLVALCKLLELQTFGTNNLLRFQLLMTLKSIKADDEIIAKEGVKALSVSELQSACRARGMRSLGLTEEQLCQQLTGWLDLHLKENVPPSLLLLSRTFYLIDVKPKPIELPPNIETPKPNLGIPTPPPPESKENLTDSAPQLKGTKDEEFIQLPPVPSSLIAPAATISKEAVSSLEEPLPRYLEGHWGHSIMHTTEHYKSLAAIQTGMQAGLERSYGRYLFPSTVPK encoded by the exons atggccTTCTACAGTTATAATTCATTCTTAGCTATTTTCTGGACAAG ACTGCCTGGCCATTCTGTGTACCCTTCCTGCTCTCATTTCCCATCACTTGCATTTCTCCACTTGCCAGATTCTCACTTGCGTACAGCCTACATTAAAAACTGCGGAAGCAGGAAGTACTCCTATCCCAGTCTAACAGGCAATAATAAAGTCCATCCCTTACGGACCAGGCTCCCACAAAAACTGCACACAACCTGCTGGCTACAACATGTCCCTGGCAAACctcagctggagcaaacagggaAGCCAAAGGCAGCAAGCCCTCAGCCTACCAAAGAAGCCAAGACAGAGACTACAGAAGAAAAGCGGTCGTTGAGACAAAAAATTGTGAATGAACTTAAATACTATTACAAAGGATTCAGCTTGCTTTGGATTGACACCAAAGTCGCTGCCAGAATAGTGTGGAGGCTACTGCATGGTAATGCGCTAACCAGACGAGAGAGGCGAAGG CTGTTGAGAACGTGTGCCGATGTCTTCCGCTTGGTTCCATTTATGGTGTTCATAATTGTACCTTTTATGGAGTTCTTGATACCAGTGTTTCTGAAGCTCTTCCCAGACATGTTGCCATCAACTTTTGAAAGTGAATCCAAAAAG gaagaaaaacagaaaaaaacgaTGGCTGCCAAACTGGAAATAGCAAAATTCCTTCAAGAAACAATGACAGAGATGGCGAGGAGAAACCGAGCGAAGCTGGGAGATGCATCTTCCCAGCTTTCCTCCTATGTGAAACAG GTCCAAACAGGTCACAAGCCCTCCACGAAGGAGATAGTTAGGTTCTCCAAACTCTTCAAGGATCAGTTAGCCCTGGAACACTTAGACCGGCCCCAGCTGGTTGCCCTGTGCAAGCTGCTGGAACTGCAGACCTTCGGAACAAACAATCTGCTCCGCTTCCAGCTCCTGATGACACTGAAGTCTATAAAAGCAGATGATGAA ATAATTGCCAAAGAAGGGGTGAAGGCTTTGAGTGTGTCAGAACTGCAGTCTGCGTGCCGGGCCCGGGGGATGAGGTCGCTGGGCCTCACTGAGGAGCAACTGTGCCAGCAGCTCACAGGG TGGCTGGACCTCCACTTGAAGGAGAacgtccctccttctcttttgctCCTGTCGCGCACCTTCTACCTGATAGATGTGAAGCCAAAGCCTATTGAACTTCCACCGAATATAGAG ACTCCAAAGCCAAACCTTGGAATACCGACACCTCCACCCCCCGAGTCAAAGGAGAACCTCACAGACTCTGCACCTCAGCTGAAGGGAACGAAG GATGAAGAATTTATACAACTGCCCCCAGTACCGTCATCACTCATAGCACCAGCAGCAACTATTTCCAAAGAAGCAGTAAGTAGTCTAGAGGAACCTCTCCCCAGGTATCTGGAAGGGCACTGGGGCCACAGCATCATGCATACCACAGAACACTACAAGAGTCTTGCTGCTATCCAGACAGGAATGCAGGCTGGACTCGAGCGATCTTATGGCCGCTACCTCTTCCCCTCAACTGTCCCGAAGTAG
- the Letm2 gene encoding LETM1 domain-containing protein LETM2, mitochondrial isoform X5: protein MLLRTCADVFRLVPFMVFIIVPFMEFLIPVFLKLFPDMLPSTFESESKKEEKQKKTMAAKLEIAKFLQETMTEMARRNRAKLGDASSQLSSYVKQVQTGHKPSTKEIVRFSKLFKDQLALEHLDRPQLVALCKLLELQTFGTNNLLRFQLLMTLKSIKADDEIIAKEGVKALSVSELQSACRARGMRSLGLTEEQLCQQLTGWLDLHLKENVPPSLLLLSRTFYLIDVKPKPIELPPNIETPKPNLGIPTPPPPESKENLTDSAPQLKGTKDEEFIQLPPVPSSLIAPAATISKEAVSSLEEPLPRYLEGHWGHSIMHTTEHYKSLAAIQTGMQAGLERSYGRYLFPSTVPK, encoded by the exons ATG CTGTTGAGAACGTGTGCCGATGTCTTCCGCTTGGTTCCATTTATGGTGTTCATAATTGTACCTTTTATGGAGTTCTTGATACCAGTGTTTCTGAAGCTCTTCCCAGACATGTTGCCATCAACTTTTGAAAGTGAATCCAAAAAG gaagaaaaacagaaaaaaacgaTGGCTGCCAAACTGGAAATAGCAAAATTCCTTCAAGAAACAATGACAGAGATGGCGAGGAGAAACCGAGCGAAGCTGGGAGATGCATCTTCCCAGCTTTCCTCCTATGTGAAACAG GTCCAAACAGGTCACAAGCCCTCCACGAAGGAGATAGTTAGGTTCTCCAAACTCTTCAAGGATCAGTTAGCCCTGGAACACTTAGACCGGCCCCAGCTGGTTGCCCTGTGCAAGCTGCTGGAACTGCAGACCTTCGGAACAAACAATCTGCTCCGCTTCCAGCTCCTGATGACACTGAAGTCTATAAAAGCAGATGATGAA ATAATTGCCAAAGAAGGGGTGAAGGCTTTGAGTGTGTCAGAACTGCAGTCTGCGTGCCGGGCCCGGGGGATGAGGTCGCTGGGCCTCACTGAGGAGCAACTGTGCCAGCAGCTCACAGGG TGGCTGGACCTCCACTTGAAGGAGAacgtccctccttctcttttgctCCTGTCGCGCACCTTCTACCTGATAGATGTGAAGCCAAAGCCTATTGAACTTCCACCGAATATAGAG ACTCCAAAGCCAAACCTTGGAATACCGACACCTCCACCCCCCGAGTCAAAGGAGAACCTCACAGACTCTGCACCTCAGCTGAAGGGAACGAAG GATGAAGAATTTATACAACTGCCCCCAGTACCGTCATCACTCATAGCACCAGCAGCAACTATTTCCAAAGAAGCAGTAAGTAGTCTAGAGGAACCTCTCCCCAGGTATCTGGAAGGGCACTGGGGCCACAGCATCATGCATACCACAGAACACTACAAGAGTCTTGCTGCTATCCAGACAGGAATGCAGGCTGGACTCGAGCGATCTTATGGCCGCTACCTCTTCCCCTCAACTGTCCCGAAGTAG
- the Letm2 gene encoding LETM1 domain-containing protein LETM2, mitochondrial isoform X3 produces MAFYSYNSFLAIFWTRLPGHSVYPSCSHFPSLAFLHLPDSHLRTAYIKNCGSRKYSYPSLTGNNKVHPLRTRLPQKLHTTCWLQHVPGKPQLEQTGKPKAASPQPTKEAKTETTEEKRSLRQKIVNELKYYYKGFSLLWIDTKVAARIVWRLLHGNALTRRERRRLLRTCADVFRLVPFMVFIIVPFMEFLIPVFLKLFPDMLPSTFESESKKEEKQKKTMAAKLEIAKFLQETMTEMARRNRAKLGDASSQLSSYVKQVQTGHKPSTKEIVRFSKLFKDQLALEHLDRPQLVALCKLLELQTFGTNNLLRFQLLMTLKSIKADDEWLDLHLKENVPPSLLLLSRTFYLIDVKPKPIELPPNIETPKPNLGIPTPPPPESKENLTDSAPQLKGTKDEEFIQLPPVPSSLIAPAATISKEAVSSLEEPLPRYLEGHWGHSIMHTTEHYKSLAAIQTGMQAGLERSYGRYLFPSTVPK; encoded by the exons atggccTTCTACAGTTATAATTCATTCTTAGCTATTTTCTGGACAAG ACTGCCTGGCCATTCTGTGTACCCTTCCTGCTCTCATTTCCCATCACTTGCATTTCTCCACTTGCCAGATTCTCACTTGCGTACAGCCTACATTAAAAACTGCGGAAGCAGGAAGTACTCCTATCCCAGTCTAACAGGCAATAATAAAGTCCATCCCTTACGGACCAGGCTCCCACAAAAACTGCACACAACCTGCTGGCTACAACATGTCCCTGGCAAACctcagctggagcaaacagggaAGCCAAAGGCAGCAAGCCCTCAGCCTACCAAAGAAGCCAAGACAGAGACTACAGAAGAAAAGCGGTCGTTGAGACAAAAAATTGTGAATGAACTTAAATACTATTACAAAGGATTCAGCTTGCTTTGGATTGACACCAAAGTCGCTGCCAGAATAGTGTGGAGGCTACTGCATGGTAATGCGCTAACCAGACGAGAGAGGCGAAGG CTGTTGAGAACGTGTGCCGATGTCTTCCGCTTGGTTCCATTTATGGTGTTCATAATTGTACCTTTTATGGAGTTCTTGATACCAGTGTTTCTGAAGCTCTTCCCAGACATGTTGCCATCAACTTTTGAAAGTGAATCCAAAAAG gaagaaaaacagaaaaaaacgaTGGCTGCCAAACTGGAAATAGCAAAATTCCTTCAAGAAACAATGACAGAGATGGCGAGGAGAAACCGAGCGAAGCTGGGAGATGCATCTTCCCAGCTTTCCTCCTATGTGAAACAG GTCCAAACAGGTCACAAGCCCTCCACGAAGGAGATAGTTAGGTTCTCCAAACTCTTCAAGGATCAGTTAGCCCTGGAACACTTAGACCGGCCCCAGCTGGTTGCCCTGTGCAAGCTGCTGGAACTGCAGACCTTCGGAACAAACAATCTGCTCCGCTTCCAGCTCCTGATGACACTGAAGTCTATAAAAGCAGATGATGAA TGGCTGGACCTCCACTTGAAGGAGAacgtccctccttctcttttgctCCTGTCGCGCACCTTCTACCTGATAGATGTGAAGCCAAAGCCTATTGAACTTCCACCGAATATAGAG ACTCCAAAGCCAAACCTTGGAATACCGACACCTCCACCCCCCGAGTCAAAGGAGAACCTCACAGACTCTGCACCTCAGCTGAAGGGAACGAAG GATGAAGAATTTATACAACTGCCCCCAGTACCGTCATCACTCATAGCACCAGCAGCAACTATTTCCAAAGAAGCAGTAAGTAGTCTAGAGGAACCTCTCCCCAGGTATCTGGAAGGGCACTGGGGCCACAGCATCATGCATACCACAGAACACTACAAGAGTCTTGCTGCTATCCAGACAGGAATGCAGGCTGGACTCGAGCGATCTTATGGCCGCTACCTCTTCCCCTCAACTGTCCCGAAGTAG
- the Letm2 gene encoding LETM1 domain-containing protein LETM2, mitochondrial isoform X6 — protein MVFIIVPFMEFLIPVFLKLFPDMLPSTFESESKKEEKQKKTMAAKLEIAKFLQETMTEMARRNRAKLGDASSQLSSYVKQVQTGHKPSTKEIVRFSKLFKDQLALEHLDRPQLVALCKLLELQTFGTNNLLRFQLLMTLKSIKADDEIIAKEGVKALSVSELQSACRARGMRSLGLTEEQLCQQLTGWLDLHLKENVPPSLLLLSRTFYLIDVKPKPIELPPNIETPKPNLGIPTPPPPESKENLTDSAPQLKGTKDEEFIQLPPVPSSLIAPAATISKEAVSSLEEPLPRYLEGHWGHSIMHTTEHYKSLAAIQTGMQAGLERSYGRYLFPSTVPK, from the exons ATGGTGTTCATAATTGTACCTTTTATGGAGTTCTTGATACCAGTGTTTCTGAAGCTCTTCCCAGACATGTTGCCATCAACTTTTGAAAGTGAATCCAAAAAG gaagaaaaacagaaaaaaacgaTGGCTGCCAAACTGGAAATAGCAAAATTCCTTCAAGAAACAATGACAGAGATGGCGAGGAGAAACCGAGCGAAGCTGGGAGATGCATCTTCCCAGCTTTCCTCCTATGTGAAACAG GTCCAAACAGGTCACAAGCCCTCCACGAAGGAGATAGTTAGGTTCTCCAAACTCTTCAAGGATCAGTTAGCCCTGGAACACTTAGACCGGCCCCAGCTGGTTGCCCTGTGCAAGCTGCTGGAACTGCAGACCTTCGGAACAAACAATCTGCTCCGCTTCCAGCTCCTGATGACACTGAAGTCTATAAAAGCAGATGATGAA ATAATTGCCAAAGAAGGGGTGAAGGCTTTGAGTGTGTCAGAACTGCAGTCTGCGTGCCGGGCCCGGGGGATGAGGTCGCTGGGCCTCACTGAGGAGCAACTGTGCCAGCAGCTCACAGGG TGGCTGGACCTCCACTTGAAGGAGAacgtccctccttctcttttgctCCTGTCGCGCACCTTCTACCTGATAGATGTGAAGCCAAAGCCTATTGAACTTCCACCGAATATAGAG ACTCCAAAGCCAAACCTTGGAATACCGACACCTCCACCCCCCGAGTCAAAGGAGAACCTCACAGACTCTGCACCTCAGCTGAAGGGAACGAAG GATGAAGAATTTATACAACTGCCCCCAGTACCGTCATCACTCATAGCACCAGCAGCAACTATTTCCAAAGAAGCAGTAAGTAGTCTAGAGGAACCTCTCCCCAGGTATCTGGAAGGGCACTGGGGCCACAGCATCATGCATACCACAGAACACTACAAGAGTCTTGCTGCTATCCAGACAGGAATGCAGGCTGGACTCGAGCGATCTTATGGCCGCTACCTCTTCCCCTCAACTGTCCCGAAGTAG
- the Letm2 gene encoding LETM1 domain-containing protein LETM2, mitochondrial isoform X8: MAAKLEIAKFLQETMTEMARRNRAKLGDASSQLSSYVKQVQTGHKPSTKEIVRFSKLFKDQLALEHLDRPQLVALCKLLELQTFGTNNLLRFQLLMTLKSIKADDEIIAKEGVKALSVSELQSACRARGMRSLGLTEEQLCQQLTGWLDLHLKENVPPSLLLLSRTFYLIDVKPKPIELPPNIETPKPNLGIPTPPPPESKENLTDSAPQLKGTKDEEFIQLPPVPSSLIAPAATISKEAVSSLEEPLPRYLEGHWGHSIMHTTEHYKSLAAIQTGMQAGLERSYGRYLFPSTVPK; the protein is encoded by the exons aTGGCTGCCAAACTGGAAATAGCAAAATTCCTTCAAGAAACAATGACAGAGATGGCGAGGAGAAACCGAGCGAAGCTGGGAGATGCATCTTCCCAGCTTTCCTCCTATGTGAAACAG GTCCAAACAGGTCACAAGCCCTCCACGAAGGAGATAGTTAGGTTCTCCAAACTCTTCAAGGATCAGTTAGCCCTGGAACACTTAGACCGGCCCCAGCTGGTTGCCCTGTGCAAGCTGCTGGAACTGCAGACCTTCGGAACAAACAATCTGCTCCGCTTCCAGCTCCTGATGACACTGAAGTCTATAAAAGCAGATGATGAA ATAATTGCCAAAGAAGGGGTGAAGGCTTTGAGTGTGTCAGAACTGCAGTCTGCGTGCCGGGCCCGGGGGATGAGGTCGCTGGGCCTCACTGAGGAGCAACTGTGCCAGCAGCTCACAGGG TGGCTGGACCTCCACTTGAAGGAGAacgtccctccttctcttttgctCCTGTCGCGCACCTTCTACCTGATAGATGTGAAGCCAAAGCCTATTGAACTTCCACCGAATATAGAG ACTCCAAAGCCAAACCTTGGAATACCGACACCTCCACCCCCCGAGTCAAAGGAGAACCTCACAGACTCTGCACCTCAGCTGAAGGGAACGAAG GATGAAGAATTTATACAACTGCCCCCAGTACCGTCATCACTCATAGCACCAGCAGCAACTATTTCCAAAGAAGCAGTAAGTAGTCTAGAGGAACCTCTCCCCAGGTATCTGGAAGGGCACTGGGGCCACAGCATCATGCATACCACAGAACACTACAAGAGTCTTGCTGCTATCCAGACAGGAATGCAGGCTGGACTCGAGCGATCTTATGGCCGCTACCTCTTCCCCTCAACTGTCCCGAAGTAG